The DNA window AGGCCCTGGACCATGCCGCTGAACAGCTGGGGCGCATCGCCGAAAAGTACACCCGCTGCGGCGTTCTGTTTATGGCCGGATCCGACCTTCAATCCACATTTGTCCACCGCTTTGCCAATGTCTTTGGATCGTACAATGTCGTATCGCATGAATCCAACTGCCTCTTGAGCCTCAACCGGGCATTTCTGGACACATATGGCGAAATCCCGATTCCCGACATGCTCAACTGCAAATATGTCATCATGGCCGGCGCCAACCGCTTCGAGGCTTTGGTTACACCGGACAGCATCGATCTGATGACGGCCATGCAGAACGGCTGCAAGCTGGTGGTCCTTGATCCCCGCTTTACCAAAACAGCGGCCCTGGCGAGCGAATGGTTCCCGATCCGGCCGGGGACCGACATGGCCTTTTTCCTGGCCATTGCACATGTATTGATCACTGAAAAACTGTACGATCCCAAGTTCATTGCCGAAAAAACATTCGGTATCGAACAGCTCAGCGCCCATGTCAAACCCTACCCGCCGGAATGGGCTGAAAAAGAATGCGAAATCCCGGCCGGCGATATTCGCCGCATGGCACGGGACCTGGCTGCAGCCGCGCCTGCGGCCATGGTCTATCCGGGACGCAGAAGCTCCGACTACGAAAACTCCACTCAGATCCGCCGATCCTTTGCCATTGTCAATGCGCTCCTGGGAAACTGGGATCGCCCCGGCGGCCTGACGGCGGCCAGAAAAATCGGCATCAAATCCGTGCCCTATGATCCGCCCTTTTATGAGGACAACCCCGAAAAAAGGATCGATGCCGACCGGTCCGTGATGATGTTCGAGGAGGAGGGCTCTTTTAAGCACGCCCGGGATGCCGTCATTGAAGGAAAGCCTTATCCGGTCAAAGGTTTTTTCACCTATAAGATCAACCCCATGCAAACCGGCGCCAACCGCAGCAAAACCATCGAAATGATCCACACGCTCGATTTCATGATGACCGTGGATATCGCCATGAGCGACACCGCCTGGATGGCGGATCTGGTCTTGCCGGCCCCCAGCTATCTCGAAAGAGAGGACCCGGTGTCTGCGCTGCAGGGTTCTTCGGCCTGCGCCTGTATGGTCATGCGCGATCCGGTGGTTCCGGCGCTGTTTGAATCCAGACCGGTTTTCTGGATTGTCACCGAGCTTTCCAAGCGCCTGGGCTTGGGTGAGCACTTCAACTACACCCTGGCGGACTACCGCAAAAAACAGCTGGAAGAGCTGCCCGATGCCATGGATGCCCTGCTGAAAGACGGCGTTTATTACAATCCCGGCAAGCTCTATGGCGTCTATGAAGGCAAGGTTTTTAAAACCCTTTCAAAAAAAATTGAAATTTACAACCAGCGTTATGCTGACGCCGGCATCGATCCACTGCCGGTATACCAACCCCCCCAGCAGGTTCCTGAAGGAAAGTTTCGCATCGTGGTGGGACGCAACGCTTATATCACCCAGGGCTCTTCCACCAATAATGAACTGCTGCACGAACTGCTGCCTGAAAACGCCCTGTGGATACACCCCAAACCGGCCGGCCGGCTGGGAATCAAGCAGGGCGATTCCGTCGCGGTTACCAGCCCGGTAGGCAAAGGCATCCTCAAGGCTCATGTCACCCAGGAAACCCGCCCCGATACGGTTTATATGGATTCCGGGTACGGCGCCCTGTCAAAGGGCCTGACCCATGTTTTCGGCCGGGGAGCTTGCATTGCAGACATCCTTGAAGACTATAACGATAAGATTTCAGGGAATATGGCCATGCATCAAACCATGGTCACGGTCAGAAAGATAAAATAGAAGGAAGTTGCCCATGAGCCAGGACCGATCGAAACGATATGCCATTGTGATTGACACCTTTAAATGTTTTGACTGCAAGGCCTGCATGATTGCCTGCAAGGTTGAAAACAACGTTCCCAAAGGTTTCTGGCGAAACTGGGTCCGGCATACCGGCGGAATCGGCGGCCGCAGAACCCAGTACCAGCCCGGCCAGTGCATGCAGTGCGACAAACCGTCCTGTGTATCGGCCTGCCCGGTGAACGCCACTTACAAGCAGTCTAACGGCATCGTGGCCATCGATCCGACCAAATGCATCGGCTGCGGCAATTGCGTCACAGCCTGCCCCTACGGCGCCCGCTATCGCAACCCTGCCAGCCGCTTCGCCGATAAATGTGATTTTTGTCAGCACCGCTTAAGCCGTGGAGAAGAACCGGCCTGCGTCGAGACCTGTCCCACCCGGGCCCGCACTTTCGGAGATCTGAATGATCCCACAAGCACAATCAGCGAACTGGTCAAGCATAAAAAACTGGTACAGGTGATCAACCCCAAAATAGATACCCAACCGGGAATCTTATATTTTTCAGGGACGCTGCCCCTGGACTGGCCGGTGGAACCGACCCTGCCTGGCGGTATCCATATGCCGGAAAAATTCTGGAAAACGTCGGAATGATTTACGTTCGAAAAGGGTCCGGCTGAAATGACCCGATTCTGATAATTGGTCAATCATTATTTTAACAACAAAAGGAGGTAACGTATGATGAGTAACAGCAGAATGAACTGGCTTCCCCTGCTCATAGTGATCGTCTTGGCTATGGGACTTGGGAACGCCGCCATTGCCGCTGCTTCCGCGGAAGCCGGCAGTGTACAGACCGAAGCATGGATGTTCCATGACATTGTGACGGTTGAATTTGTGCAGCCGTATGTGAAAGTGCCCCCGCCTGAAAACGCCCTGCTCATTGATTCCAGGCCGAAACGGGCAAAATATGACAAGGGACACATCCCCATGGCAATCAATATTCCCGACAGTCAGTTTGAAAAAATGACCGACAAGCTGCCCCAGGATAAAGACACCCTTTTGATTTTCTATTGTGAAGGGATGAAGTGAAAGCTGAGCCACAACTCAGCCTGGAAGGCTGAAAAGCTCGGATACAAAAACGTCAAAGTCTTTGCCGAAGGATTCCCCAAATGGGAGAAAGTTCAAGGCAACTATCCGGCGATATCTACGGATTACATGAAAAAACTGATCGACACCAAGGCCGATATGGTCTTGGTGGACTCACGACCCAAACGTTCAATGTACGACAAGGGCCATATTCCCACTGCCATCAGCATCCCTGACAGCGAGTTCGACAAGTTAAAAGACCAGCTGCCTCAGGACAAGGAAAAACAGCTGATTTTTTACTGTGAAGGGTTTAAATGCAAATTGAGCCATAATTCCGCCGCCAAGGCCATTGGGCTCGGCTACAAGAACGTAGCCGTCTATGCGGCCGGTTACCCTGCCTGGAAAACGCTTGATGCCGATTCTGCTGAAGAAGCAAAAAAAATGGCCGCTTCGATCAAACCCGGCAAGGAGGAAGGGAGTATCGATGTGGCCGTGTTTGAAACTATCATCGAAGAAAAACCGGAAAGCATCATTCTGATCGATGTCCGCGACCCGGATGAGTTTAAAGCCGGCAGTTTCGAGACCGCCATTAACGTCCCCACCGACAAACTGGAAGAAAAGATCAAAACCCTGTCGGAAGAAAAGCCGGTCGTCTTCATCTGTTCAACCGGCGCCAGAAGCGGCGAGGCCTATTATATGGTCAAAGACCTGCGTCCGAAATTCAAGGATGTATATTATCTGGAAGCAGAGTTGACTTTCAACAAAGACGGCTCACATAAAATAACCAAAAAATAACCGTAAAACATATCCCTGGCTCCGGCACATAAATCAACATGCCGCCGGAGCCAGGCACTTGGCATTGTCGACACGATGAAACTTTTGCAGACTCTGAAAGGCTTTTTTGTCCTGATCATCCTTTGCGGATATGTTCCCGGCGCCGGGGCCGCTGAAAATTCCGTATGGTGGGAAAGGGCCGAAATTGTCGCCCGGCAGGAAGGCTATCATCTCGTTACGCTACAACAGCTCCAGGCGCTCTATGGCACACAACAAAATTTCCTGATTGTCGATGTCCGGCCGGACTACGAATTTAAGGAAGGCCATCTACCCCGGGCCATCCAGATCGAATTCAGTCCCGCTGACCGGTACAATCTGAAACCCGACAAGCGAGACCGTTTTGAAAGCGTCCTCGGTTCGGATAAAAACCGCAGGATTATTATTTACTGCCTGAACTACAACTGAGCCCGGAGCGAAATTGCCGTCTACTGGGCCGTGCGCCTGGGTTATAAAGATGTCAGCAGGTTTGTCGCCGGTTACCAGGGGTGGATCTCAGTTCCGCTCCCATAGCTTCCCGCTTCCAAAACCGGCAACCCAATCTAATATCAAGACCAGCAGACGGGATGCCAGCGGATAGAAACGGCAGGCGGTTTCCTGCTGCAGCCGCCCGGCAAATACAGAAACCCACGGCAGCATCGTCCCGGCGGCAAAAGATCCGGCTTCATATAAAACGGACCCCTTTGGGCGGCTCCCGCTTTTGTCCAGCAGAAAATAAAGATATTCCATCTCAATGCAAAGATGGTCCGGCGGTTCGGTTATTGTTTCCGCAAGGGTTAAACCGCTGGATTCAAACCTATTTTTCATTTTAACGGCTGAAGCACCCATCAGGGGTGCGTTTTCGTATTCATAGCAGGACTGATAAAGCGGTGCCTGAATGCCTCCCTTGGCGTTGATAAAGAGCCGGACGAACGTTTCTGCCAGCTGGCGGCAAAGCAGATCGGCATCACCGAAATCTTCTGGAAAGGCCTTTATCTTCTGCAGGGGATCGGCGAACTCACCGGTCATAGCCGGTTTAAGATTTTCAAACGGAAGGAAAAAGGAGCCCGCTTTCATTGCCGCGCAATCGTCGGGATCCGGCCCCCAGAATATTCGGCATATCGTCTTGATGGCGGACAGAAGGTCCTCTTGATGACGCCGGGATAATGCGGATGCTGTTTTCATTAAACCACTCAGTTGGAGTTGTTTGGATTTGGGGTTTGAATTTTAACTCATATCTTAGTATACATGTGGTTAAAGTACCGGCACAGGTTTAAATCGGCACATACAAAGGACAAGGGATCGCTATACTTATGGATGTTGATACACCTTCTTTTACTATCTGCGGCCGCTCACCGCAAGAATTTTTAGATGCCATCGAAAACTTCCACGGATGGAAAGCCCCCGGCATCGTCCTGGGCGGGTTTATGGTTGACTGGGCCCGGGAACTTTTCGGACCGGACGTTGAAGCCGACGCCATCGTGGAAACCACCCACTGCCTGCCGGATGCCGTCCAGCTGTTTACGCCGTGCACCTTCGGCAACGGCTGGCTGAAGGTTCTGGATTGGGACAAGTTTGCCTTAAGCCTGTACGACCGATACAGCCTGAGCGGGTACCGGGTCTGGCTGGATCTTGAGAAAACCCGCGCGGTAACCGACCTTTACGACTGGTATATGCGCCGGAAACCCAAAAAAGACCTGCCCCTGGATGTATTGCTCAACGCTATTTTCACGGCACGACGATCCATTTTATCATCACGGACTATCCGAATGAAACAACTTTACCAACGTAAGAAGAAGGGACAAATTGAGATCTGCTCCGGATGCGGGGAAGCATACCCCGCCGCCCAGGGCCCCCGATGCACGGCCTGTCAGGGTGAAGGATACTTTGAATAAAAACTGACCCAAAACCACCACAGCAAACATGTCAAACAAGGAGGGGTTATGTATCTGCCGAAGATATATGAAAATTTTTCAACAAATTTTCCGGAAGTTTTCAAAGACTACAAGCAGCTGGGCATCTCCTGTCGGGATGCCGGCCCCCTGGACCCCAAAACGCAGAATCTTATCAAACTTGGGATTTCCATCGGCGCAAATTCCAGAGGCGCCATCATGTCTCACACCCGAAAAGCGCTGTCATCCGGGGCTACCGCTGAAGAAATTATCCACAGCGTTCTGCTGGCGCTGACCACCACCGGTTTTCCGAACATGATTGCCGCCATGGGATATGTGAATGAGGTTCTAAAAGAAGACCCCTGATTGGTATTTGGTTCCTGTATTTTTAAACCAAAAATACAAGGCAGTGCCGCTTAACGCTGATCTATCCCTGACGACCAGGCTTTTCGTGTTGGAACAAACAGCCGTGGGAAGGGCGGAGAGGATCACGATGCGGATGAAAAATTTATTCCTGCCGCTTCGCGAGCCCTGTCGCCCTTGGCCCTCGGATTTCGCTGCAGCCGATCCTGTCTAAACTTTTTGTACGTTCTTTGCCGACGGACCCCGCTCACCCTTTTCGACGTCAAAGGTGACCCGGTCCCCTTCAGCTAGTGTTTTGAATCCGGTCATGTTTATGGCGGAATGGTGAACAAATATATCTCCGCCTTCTTCCTGCTCGATAAACCCGAAACCTTTTTTGTTGCTGAACCACTTTACCACGCCAGTCGCCATTTTATTTCCTCCTCTTGATAAATACACCTTCGGATGGTTTCAATTCCCTTGTCATTAAGATAGGCTAGGTCTTTGGCGGAAAGTTTAAATTTGGCCCTGAAAGCGGAGCGCTTCAGGGATAACAACGTTGCCTTTACCTTTTCTTCAATTACCATTATGTTCTTTTTCGTCCTGCCGGCCTGTTACGCCACGCCCAGGTGCCGGAACCCCATAAAACCGATTCCAATAACGCTCTCTTTATATCATCACAAGAATTGAAATCAACAATTTTTATAGCGCCGCTTCGTGAGTTCTAAATATTCTGTTTTTTTCCTCCGGAGTTTTCGGTCTTCCGGTTTCCGTTTGACTCTTTTGGCGCTTTCCCATATAGAGCTTGCCAAAACCATCGTTTCGGTTTTAAAGACAAAAGAAAGGCCGACTGTTTTCGCGCTGGTGGAAATTATCCGCTGCAACGCACTAAAAATGAATGGATAATCAGGAACCAAAATGCTCTTTGTTGAAAATCTAATAAAGGGGTATGTCACCCAGTTGCTGTTTGAGGATGCAAGTTTTACCATCGCACCCAAGGAACGCATCGGGCTTGTGGGCCGAAACGGGCACGGCAAAACGACGCTGCTGCATCTCATCGTCGGTGAAGAGCAGCCCGATAGCGGCAGCATCACCTATCCTAAAAATTATCGCATCGGCTATGTTCGTCAACATATCGAGTTTACGGAAGATACCGTCCTAAAGGAAGGGATAAAGGGGCTGCCGGCGGTGGAACAGGACCAGCACTGGAAAGTCGAAAAGATTCTGACGGGTCTCGGGTTTTCAGACAGCGATATGCAGCGGCACCCCGCTGAATTTTCTGGCGGATTTCAGGTGCGTCTGAACCTGGTGAAAGCCCTGGTGGCGGAACCGGATTTATTGCTGCTGGATGAGCCCACCAATTACCTTGATATTGCTTCGATCCGCTGGATCGAGCGCTTCCTGATGAACTGGCCCCATGAACTGATACTGATAACCCACGACCGGTCGTTTATGGATGCGGTCGTCACCCATATCATGGGAATCCACCGTCAAAAAATCCGCAAAATTTCCGGAAACACGACGAAATACTATACCCAAATCGCCCAGGACGAAGAGATTTATGAAAAGACCCGAATCAATGAGGGGCGCCGGCGAAAAGAGATCGAGCAGTTTATCACCCGTTTCAGGGCCAAAGCCAGGCTGGCGAACCTTGTACAGTCCAGGGTCAAAACACTCCAGAAGCTTGAAAAAAAAGAAAAACTGAAAACCATTGAGGCCCTCGACTTTTCTTTTCGAAATGAACCCTTCTCGGGCAAACGGGTGCTCGCTGCGCAAAACGTCTCTTTTTCCTATGACGGCAAAACGCAGATGATCAAAGAATTTAACTTAACCATCCGGCCGCGGGAGCGGATTTTTATTGTCGGAAGAAACGGAAAGGGCAAGACCACCTTGCTGAAGCTGCTGGCGGAAGGGCTCTCACCCCAAAGCGGCAATATTACCCTCAGCCCGGGGGTTCTAAAGGGCCTGTTTGAGCAAACCAATATCAACCGCTTGATGGATAACTGTACGGTTGAGGAAGAAATCATACTGTCGCATCCAGATGTGGACCGGCAACAGGCCCGGAATATCTGCGGCGCCATGATGTTCTCCGGTGACGATGCCTTGAAAAAAATCGGCGTTCTCTCCGGGGGCGAAAAAAGCAGGGTGCTGCTGGCAAAGCTTTTGGTCACGCCGGCAAATCTGCTCCTGCTGGATGAACCCACCCACCACCTCGATATGGAGTCGTGCGATGCCCTGCTGGCCGCGCTGGTGGATTTTGCAGGAACGGTTGTGATGGTCACCCATAATGAAATGTTTCTAAACGCCCTGGCGGATCGTCTGATCGTTTTCCAGAATGACGGCATCGAGGTGTTTGAAGGCAATTACGCAGACTTTCTGGAAAGCGGCGGCTGGCAGGACGAAAAGGCCGGAAACAAACCGGCCCTTGCAGTTGACACAACAGCAGACGCGTCCAAACTGACCAAAAAAGAAAAGCGACGGCTGCGCTCGGAAATCATTGCAGAACGATCCCGGGCGGTTAAAAAGCTTGAAACCCGGATCACGACGCTTGAGAATGAAATCGCTGCCGGCGAACAGCAGCTCAATGGCCTCAACGCCGAAATACTGGAAGCTTCCCGGTTGCAGGACGGCCCCCGGATCGAAATGCTTTCAAAGTCCCTGCATGCCGCTAACAGTGCTGTGGATAAACTCTACGCAAAACTCGAAAAACAGTCGGCGATCTATGAAGAACAGCGGGCCGCCTTTGATGAGCGCCTGGAAGAGATCGAATAACTGTAAGCGTCCTTTGCAAAACGCCCCTTTTTTCGTAATTTCGGCGTCAGGCATAAATTTTGAAACTTTTATTTTATATCAGCATTACCCTCGCAGTTGCCGGCGGCCTGTTGTTCCCGGCGCTGGGCGCTTTTTCAGGTTTGATCCCCGTGATGATTGCCGGAATGCTTTTCATTAACTTCCTGGATGCAAAAATCGATATGGCGCATGTGTTCCGCAAGGAACTTCTTATCACCTTTTTTCTGACGGTTTTTTTTATGCCGTTTATCACCCACAACCTGCTTTCAATATGGTTCGAGGCCCCTTATCGCGTCGGACTGCTTCTGGTTGCCTGCGCCCCCACCGGCGTCATGGGAATCATTCTCATTCGTTACCTACAGCATAGAGATTTTCACCTTGCGTTCAGCAATTTTCTTTTCTCTACTTTCGGATCGATCCTGGTCATCCCGTTTGTCCTTAAATTGTTTCTCGGAGAAACGGCTCCCATTGAATCCCGCCCCATCTTGATTCAGACCGCCGCCCTGATTATCATTCCCTACATTGCAACCCGTCTGGTGGAGCGCTTTTGCAGGAAAACGCTGCAGCAATCCATAAAAAAAACGGCTGTTTTCCTGACCCCTGTTGTTGTTTTCATGATTGTGTCCACGACCATTGCAAGCGCGTCGGACGACCTCAAATGGAACATGACGCTGCTCAGTCTCTCTTCATGCGTATTCGCGATTTATTTGTTGCAGGGGAGTCTGGGTTACCTGGCAGGATATCTCCTCCGGAAAAGAGATATAAAAAACACGCTGGCGCTGATTGCCTCATCGCGGAATTGTCAGATTATCCTTGCGGTTGCCATTTTAAATTTTTCACCGCTGACGGCCGTACCCATTATCATTGCCACCATTTTTCATCATCTCATGAATGCGATCTGGTTGTGGGTCTTGCAGCGCAATTAAAGTCACTTCAAAGCTGTGCGTCGGCACTATAGAAGGAAAAGTCAGGTGCGTATATGTTAATTTCCGCTTTTCTTCCGAAATCGGGTAAGGATGAGATAGCACAAACCCGCAACCATGATGGACGGCATCGAACCGCCGATGCTGAATTTCAACACGGCCATAACTTCATAGGTAACGAACCCGATTGCCCATGACAAGAGCGCAACTAAATTAAACCCTTTGGAATACCAGTACACGCCGTCTTCTCGATAGAGGGCGTCCACATCCAGCCGACGCCGGCGAATAATGAAATAATCGGTCAGAACCACCCCAAAGAGCGGCATGAACATGGCGCCGATAAAGAACAGGAAGTTCTCGTACTGCTCCATGGGAAATATCAGCGCCACCAGAATGGACAGAACGCCGGCCATCCACATGATGGTTTTCGCCTTTATTTTCTGGGAAATATTCATCATGGAGCAGGTGGCGGAATACACATCCGGAAAATCCGAAGTGATCGTAGAAAAAACCACCATGATCAGGGCCGGCGCCGCAAAGCCGATCTTGCCCATGATTTGCAGAATCAATGCCCCCGGGTCGGTTTCTCCGGTTGCCAGCGTGGCCATCAGGCCCAGCAGATACATCCAGGAAGAGACGATAAAATAGCCCCACCAGGTGTTCCAGAAACTCGATACGGTATTTTTTGAAAACCGGGAATAATCGGCAACCAGCGGCATCCACGATATCGGCATGGCGATGACCAGGTCAAGTCCGATCATAAACGGCATGTCCTTGGGCTGAACAGTCAAAATTTCGCTGCCGAACTCCCTGAACGACACCCAACTCATTAAGGCACAAACCAGCAGCAGCGCAACCACTGCCGCCGTCTGCATGAATTTCCAGACAGAGCGTCCGGTATAAAGCGCCCATATAAGGGTGCCGATCCCGATCAGAACGATCCAAAAATTGTCGGAAGCCAGGACCCCGCCCAGAGGCTTACCCAGCATGGCGCCCGCCCGACCGCCGATAATCAGCATGATGGAGGCCCAGCCGATCAATTGTATGATGTTGATGAGCGCACCCAGGGTTGACCCGCGAATCCCGAAAGAAGGGCGAACGGACACCATCGACATGATACCGTGGTCCGAACCCATTACGCCGCCCAGCGCCATAAAAGTGTTGCCGATGATGTGGCCCAAAATAATGGCCCAAA is part of the Desulfobacterales bacterium genome and encodes:
- a CDS encoding molybdopterin-dependent oxidoreductase, encoding MPVKTKGALTRRRFMQLTGAAAAGAAVGGQSRILHALVSKTAGDSKARIERKFSICDMCLNKCGLIARVDPYGVVKKLDPNPKFLKSRGMLCARGNAGIQQLYDPDRLKYPLLRKGERGQGRWQRLTWDQALDHAAEQLGRIAEKYTRCGVLFMAGSDLQSTFVHRFANVFGSYNVVSHESNCLLSLNRAFLDTYGEIPIPDMLNCKYVIMAGANRFEALVTPDSIDLMTAMQNGCKLVVLDPRFTKTAALASEWFPIRPGTDMAFFLAIAHVLITEKLYDPKFIAEKTFGIEQLSAHVKPYPPEWAEKECEIPAGDIRRMARDLAAAAPAAMVYPGRRSSDYENSTQIRRSFAIVNALLGNWDRPGGLTAARKIGIKSVPYDPPFYEDNPEKRIDADRSVMMFEEEGSFKHARDAVIEGKPYPVKGFFTYKINPMQTGANRSKTIEMIHTLDFMMTVDIAMSDTAWMADLVLPAPSYLEREDPVSALQGSSACACMVMRDPVVPALFESRPVFWIVTELSKRLGLGEHFNYTLADYRKKQLEELPDAMDALLKDGVYYNPGKLYGVYEGKVFKTLSKKIEIYNQRYADAGIDPLPVYQPPQQVPEGKFRIVVGRNAYITQGSSTNNELLHELLPENALWIHPKPAGRLGIKQGDSVAVTSPVGKGILKAHVTQETRPDTVYMDSGYGALSKGLTHVFGRGACIADILEDYNDKISGNMAMHQTMVTVRKIK
- a CDS encoding 4Fe-4S dicluster domain-containing protein; the encoded protein is MSQDRSKRYAIVIDTFKCFDCKACMIACKVENNVPKGFWRNWVRHTGGIGGRRTQYQPGQCMQCDKPSCVSACPVNATYKQSNGIVAIDPTKCIGCGNCVTACPYGARYRNPASRFADKCDFCQHRLSRGEEPACVETCPTRARTFGDLNDPTSTISELVKHKKLVQVINPKIDTQPGILYFSGTLPLDWPVEPTLPGGIHMPEKFWKTSE
- a CDS encoding rhodanese-like domain-containing protein → MMSNSRMNWLPLLIVIVLAMGLGNAAIAAASAEAGSVQTEAWMFHDIVTVEFVQPYVKVPPPENALLIDSRPKRAKYDKGHIPMAINIPDSQFEKMTDKLPQDKDTLLIFYCEGMK
- a CDS encoding rhodanese-like domain-containing protein, whose amino-acid sequence is MKKLIDTKADMVLVDSRPKRSMYDKGHIPTAISIPDSEFDKLKDQLPQDKEKQLIFYCEGFKCKLSHNSAAKAIGLGYKNVAVYAAGYPAWKTLDADSAEEAKKMAASIKPGKEEGSIDVAVFETIIEEKPESIILIDVRDPDEFKAGSFETAINVPTDKLEEKIKTLSEEKPVVFICSTGARSGEAYYMVKDLRPKFKDVYYLEAELTFNKDGSHKITKK
- a CDS encoding rhodanese-like domain-containing protein encodes the protein MQTLKGFFVLIILCGYVPGAGAAENSVWWERAEIVARQEGYHLVTLQQLQALYGTQQNFLIVDVRPDYEFKEGHLPRAIQIEFSPADRYNLKPDKRDRFESVLGSDKNRRIIIYCLNYN
- a CDS encoding molecular chaperone TorD family protein, with the translated sequence MKTASALSRRHQEDLLSAIKTICRIFWGPDPDDCAAMKAGSFFLPFENLKPAMTGEFADPLQKIKAFPEDFGDADLLCRQLAETFVRLFINAKGGIQAPLYQSCYEYENAPLMGASAVKMKNRFESSGLTLAETITEPPDHLCIEMEYLYFLLDKSGSRPKGSVLYEAGSFAAGTMLPWVSVFAGRLQQETACRFYPLASRLLVLILDWVAGFGSGKLWERN
- a CDS encoding formylmethanofuran dehydrogenase subunit E family protein, with amino-acid sequence MDVDTPSFTICGRSPQEFLDAIENFHGWKAPGIVLGGFMVDWARELFGPDVEADAIVETTHCLPDAVQLFTPCTFGNGWLKVLDWDKFALSLYDRYSLSGYRVWLDLEKTRAVTDLYDWYMRRKPKKDLPLDVLLNAIFTARRSILSSRTIRMKQLYQRKKKGQIEICSGCGEAYPAAQGPRCTACQGEGYFE
- a CDS encoding carboxymuconolactone decarboxylase family protein; its protein translation is MYLPKIYENFSTNFPEVFKDYKQLGISCRDAGPLDPKTQNLIKLGISIGANSRGAIMSHTRKALSSGATAEEIIHSVLLALTTTGFPNMIAAMGYVNEVLKEDP
- a CDS encoding cold shock domain-containing protein, translated to MATGVVKWFSNKKGFGFIEQEEGGDIFVHHSAINMTGFKTLAEGDRVTFDVEKGERGPSAKNVQKV
- a CDS encoding ATP-binding cassette domain-containing protein; amino-acid sequence: MLFVENLIKGYVTQLLFEDASFTIAPKERIGLVGRNGHGKTTLLHLIVGEEQPDSGSITYPKNYRIGYVRQHIEFTEDTVLKEGIKGLPAVEQDQHWKVEKILTGLGFSDSDMQRHPAEFSGGFQVRLNLVKALVAEPDLLLLDEPTNYLDIASIRWIERFLMNWPHELILITHDRSFMDAVVTHIMGIHRQKIRKISGNTTKYYTQIAQDEEIYEKTRINEGRRRKEIEQFITRFRAKARLANLVQSRVKTLQKLEKKEKLKTIEALDFSFRNEPFSGKRVLAAQNVSFSYDGKTQMIKEFNLTIRPRERIFIVGRNGKGKTTLLKLLAEGLSPQSGNITLSPGVLKGLFEQTNINRLMDNCTVEEEIILSHPDVDRQQARNICGAMMFSGDDALKKIGVLSGGEKSRVLLAKLLVTPANLLLLDEPTHHLDMESCDALLAALVDFAGTVVMVTHNEMFLNALADRLIVFQNDGIEVFEGNYADFLESGGWQDEKAGNKPALAVDTTADASKLTKKEKRRLRSEIIAERSRAVKKLETRITTLENEIAAGEQQLNGLNAEILEASRLQDGPRIEMLSKSLHAANSAVDKLYAKLEKQSAIYEEQRAAFDERLEEIE
- the cytX gene encoding putative hydroxymethylpyrimidine transporter CytX, with translation MDIKPIQSIDRNLGGVDYFLLWAGVAISLAEIWAGGFLAPMGFWMGFWAIILGHIIGNTFMALGGVMGSDHGIMSMVSVRPSFGIRGSTLGALINIIQLIGWASIMLIIGGRAGAMLGKPLGGVLASDNFWIVLIGIGTLIWALYTGRSVWKFMQTAAVVALLLVCALMSWVSFREFGSEILTVQPKDMPFMIGLDLVIAMPISWMPLVADYSRFSKNTVSSFWNTWWGYFIVSSWMYLLGLMATLATGETDPGALILQIMGKIGFAAPALIMVVFSTITSDFPDVYSATCSMMNISQKIKAKTIMWMAGVLSILVALIFPMEQYENFLFFIGAMFMPLFGVVLTDYFIIRRRRLDVDALYREDGVYWYSKGFNLVALLSWAIGFVTYEVMAVLKFSIGGSMPSIMVAGLCYLILTRFRKKSGN